In Acidobacteriota bacterium, one DNA window encodes the following:
- a CDS encoding ABC transporter permease gives MISLFLARKYLLASRRDAQVGVVALAAFLGLLLGVAALVVSLALLSGFQTNIKNRLLAETPHLLVTPAGRGEFHDVDRIAGKLAAVPGVASVSPVAKGRVWVSLGSQAMPAMVVGREKQQGLVLDVAQARPIGLVAGETVTLVSSRSRLSPLGPVPIVATMKIAGVVPSATGRKAAEASMPLEEARRLFALGPDGSTGYELRLTNPEHPARAAAAVAAALGPSVAVATWEEQNRALVLALRIERTVLFAAVFLIVIVAGLNLAATSAVLAATRAGDAAVLSVLGASPRAVGRVFLAAGAGVGAAGTLGGLALGVGVAVLLERAGLVPLPAQLYGMAHAPFRVEALDVLAVGVLSILWSLLAASIPARTAARLSPVEALRGA, from the coding sequence GTGATCTCCCTCTTTCTTGCCAGGAAATATCTCCTCGCGTCCAGGCGCGACGCGCAGGTGGGGGTTGTCGCCCTCGCGGCGTTCCTCGGCCTTCTGCTCGGCGTCGCGGCGCTCGTCGTGTCGCTCGCGCTTCTCTCGGGCTTCCAGACGAACATCAAGAACCGCCTCCTCGCCGAGACGCCCCACCTCCTCGTGACGCCTGCGGGGCGCGGGGAGTTCCACGACGTCGACCGGATCGCGGGGAAGCTCGCCGCCGTGCCGGGCGTCGCGTCCGTCTCGCCCGTCGCGAAGGGTCGCGTGTGGGTGAGCCTCGGCTCGCAGGCCATGCCGGCGATGGTCGTCGGGCGCGAGAAGCAGCAGGGGCTCGTCCTCGACGTGGCGCAGGCGCGGCCGATCGGCCTCGTCGCGGGCGAGACGGTCACGCTCGTCTCGTCGCGTTCGCGCCTGTCGCCGCTCGGGCCCGTGCCCATCGTCGCGACGATGAAGATCGCGGGAGTCGTGCCCTCCGCCACGGGGCGGAAGGCCGCGGAAGCCTCGATGCCTCTCGAGGAGGCGCGCCGCCTGTTCGCGCTCGGGCCGGACGGCTCGACGGGCTACGAACTGCGCCTCACGAATCCTGAACATCCGGCGCGTGCCGCGGCGGCGGTTGCCGCGGCGCTCGGCCCGTCGGTCGCGGTCGCGACGTGGGAAGAGCAGAACCGCGCCCTCGTCCTCGCGCTCAGGATCGAGCGGACGGTCCTCTTCGCGGCCGTGTTCCTGATCGTGATCGTCGCGGGCCTGAACCTCGCGGCCACGTCCGCCGTGCTCGCGGCGACGCGCGCGGGCGACGCCGCGGTGCTGTCGGTTCTCGGCGCCTCGCCGCGTGCCGTGGGCCGCGTGTTCCTCGCCGCCGGCGCGGGCGTCGGCGCGGCGGGAACGCTCGGCGGCCTCGCCCTCGGCGTCGGCGTCGCGGTGCTCCTCGAGCGCGCGGGGCTCGTGCCTTTGCCCGCGCAGCTCTACGGCATGGCGCACGCGCCGTTCCGCGTCGAGGCCCTCGACGTTCTCGCCGTGGGAGTCCTTTCGATCCTCTGGTCGCTCCTCGCGGCCTCGATCCCGGCGCGGACGGCCGCGCGGCTCTCGCCCGTGGAGGCGCTGCGTGGCGCCTGA
- a CDS encoding (2Fe-2S)-binding protein: MLLKFRPVCICNTIRGPRVTEAIARGARTVEDVATATGCTTGECQGERCRPVIEAMLAEAQAKV; encoded by the coding sequence ATGCTGCTGAAGTTCCGCCCCGTGTGTATCTGCAACACGATCCGGGGACCGCGCGTGACGGAAGCGATCGCGCGCGGCGCGCGCACCGTCGAGGACGTCGCGACGGCGACGGGCTGCACGACGGGGGAGTGTCAGGGCGAGCGCTGCCGCCCCGTGATCGAGGCGATGCTCGCGGAGGCTCAGGCGAAGGTGTAG
- a CDS encoding peptide deformylase, whose product MAILRVAKLGSPILRRRASEIEPADLKKGRLKPFFEDMMETMIEYHGTGLAAPQVSTGLRVVLYEVHGEKRGKDVLEIPPTILVNPSFDVLDPAEEEDFEACLSVPFLAAKVPRPKAIRVKALDTSGKPVTYVAEGFHARVVLHESDHLDGVVYLDRVRDRTSIRYTVDF is encoded by the coding sequence GTGGCCATTCTCAGAGTCGCCAAGCTCGGCTCGCCGATCCTCCGCCGGCGGGCCTCCGAGATCGAACCCGCAGACCTCAAGAAGGGGCGGCTCAAGCCATTCTTCGAGGACATGATGGAAACCATGATCGAGTACCACGGCACGGGCCTCGCCGCGCCGCAGGTCTCGACGGGCCTGCGCGTCGTCCTCTACGAGGTGCACGGGGAGAAGCGCGGCAAGGACGTGCTCGAGATCCCGCCGACCATCCTCGTGAACCCGTCGTTCGACGTCCTCGACCCGGCCGAGGAGGAGGACTTCGAAGCCTGCCTCTCGGTGCCGTTCCTCGCGGCGAAGGTCCCGAGGCCGAAGGCGATCCGGGTAAAGGCGCTCGATACGAGCGGCAAGCCCGTGACGTACGTCGCCGAGGGCTTCCACGCGCGCGTCGTCCTGCACGAGAGCGACCACCTCGACGGCGTCGTCTACCTCGACCGGGTCAGGGACCGGACGTCGATCCGCTACACCGTCGACTTCTGA
- a CDS encoding thioredoxin family protein, with product MSPIRGLLAAGAIALAAGSGRAPAQGIPKSSEIVAPRLVADADRLVAGKAFRLAVVADVKPGWHVNSHTPKEDFLIPTEVKVTPVPGLKLSAVAYPNQLERKFAFSEQKLAVYEGRTIFVVPGAVDAAAAPGPRTIKAVLAYQPCNDNSCLPPAELTATLTIEVVKTGDTKPANADVFSPPPAGGGAHGSAAIDAGSGSGAASGAAPGGTAALREAWKVVGVPTILFLGPDGNERGGRVVGFEPPEQFLGRIAGGSPEESGGLAGKSLPLLLGLVFVSGLALNLTPCVYPLIPITLGFFSRQSGGKKGGTFGLAVAYVLGMSVTYSALGVFAALSGSLFGAWLQMPAVLMGIAAIVVALALSMFGLYEIQAPHFVTDRTGSQAGALGALTMGLFVGFVAAPCIGPFVLSLLTYVAAKGSAPLGFALFFTLAMGLGLPYLVLGTVSGSLKALPRSGEWMTAVRKVFGFALLALAVYFLRPLLAPRVYELGVALPLLAGGVWFLFFEKTGSSLRGFAAVKVAIAVLLLAAGAAFALPRKAGAELKFTPYSDAAVAAAKAAGKPVMIDFYADWCLPCKELDHKTFTDARVQKALEGWVLLKADLTR from the coding sequence ATGTCCCCGATCCGAGGCCTCCTCGCGGCGGGCGCGATCGCCCTCGCCGCCGGCTCCGGCCGCGCGCCCGCACAGGGCATTCCGAAGTCGTCCGAGATCGTCGCGCCCAGGCTCGTGGCAGACGCCGACCGGCTCGTCGCCGGCAAGGCGTTCCGCCTCGCCGTCGTGGCCGACGTCAAGCCCGGCTGGCACGTGAACAGCCACACGCCGAAGGAAGACTTTCTGATCCCGACCGAGGTCAAGGTCACGCCCGTGCCGGGCTTGAAGCTCTCGGCCGTCGCGTACCCGAATCAGCTCGAACGAAAGTTCGCGTTCTCCGAGCAGAAGCTCGCCGTGTACGAGGGCCGGACCATCTTCGTGGTGCCCGGCGCCGTCGACGCCGCCGCCGCGCCCGGCCCGCGCACGATCAAGGCGGTCCTCGCATACCAGCCGTGCAACGACAACTCGTGTCTCCCGCCCGCGGAGCTCACGGCGACGCTCACGATCGAGGTCGTGAAGACGGGCGACACGAAGCCCGCGAACGCGGACGTCTTCTCACCGCCTCCCGCAGGCGGTGGCGCCCACGGGTCTGCGGCGATCGACGCCGGGTCGGGCAGCGGCGCGGCGTCCGGCGCCGCGCCGGGCGGCACGGCCGCCCTGCGCGAAGCGTGGAAGGTCGTGGGCGTCCCGACGATCCTCTTTCTCGGCCCCGACGGGAACGAGCGCGGGGGCCGCGTCGTCGGCTTCGAGCCGCCCGAGCAGTTCCTCGGCCGGATCGCCGGCGGCTCCCCTGAGGAGAGCGGCGGCCTCGCCGGCAAGTCCCTTCCCCTTCTCCTCGGCCTCGTCTTCGTCTCGGGGCTCGCCCTCAACCTCACGCCGTGCGTCTACCCGCTCATCCCGATCACGCTCGGCTTCTTCAGCCGGCAGAGCGGCGGGAAGAAGGGCGGCACTTTCGGGCTCGCGGTCGCCTACGTCCTCGGGATGAGCGTCACGTACTCGGCGCTCGGCGTCTTCGCGGCCCTCTCGGGCTCGCTCTTCGGCGCCTGGCTGCAGATGCCGGCGGTCCTCATGGGAATCGCGGCGATCGTCGTCGCGCTCGCGCTGTCGATGTTTGGGCTCTACGAGATCCAGGCTCCGCACTTCGTCACGGACCGCACGGGCTCGCAGGCCGGCGCCCTCGGCGCCCTCACGATGGGCCTCTTCGTCGGCTTCGTGGCGGCCCCCTGCATCGGGCCGTTCGTCCTGTCGCTCCTCACGTACGTCGCGGCGAAGGGCTCGGCGCCCCTCGGCTTCGCGCTCTTCTTCACGCTCGCGATGGGCCTCGGCCTGCCCTACCTCGTCCTCGGCACGGTCTCGGGCAGCCTCAAGGCGCTCCCGCGGTCGGGCGAGTGGATGACGGCCGTGAGGAAGGTCTTCGGCTTCGCGCTCCTCGCGCTCGCCGTCTACTTCCTGCGCCCGCTGCTCGCGCCCCGTGTCTACGAGCTCGGAGTCGCGCTGCCGCTCCTCGCAGGCGGAGTCTGGTTCCTCTTCTTCGAAAAGACCGGCTCCTCCCTCCGCGGCTTTGCGGCCGTGAAGGTCGCGATTGCGGTCTTACTCCTCGCCGCCGGCGCCGCGTTCGCGCTTCCGCGCAAGGCGGGCGCCGAGCTGAAGTTCACGCCCTACTCCGACGCGGCGGTCGCCGCGGCGAAGGCCGCCGGCAAGCCCGTGATGATCGACTTCTACGCGGACTGGTGTCTGCCGTGCAAGGAGCTCGACCACAAGACCTTCACGGACGCCCGGGTGCAGAAGGCGCTCGAGGGCTGGGTGCTGCTCAAGGCGGACCTGACCCGCTGA
- the rnc gene encoding ribonuclease III, protein MTESPHPTRENELDAVERVLGRRFRDRRLLVRALTHSSFANDDADAEDNETLEFLGDSVLNYLVSEMLFDAFPLETEGTLSKARSVLVSENHFAYLARRMDLGAALRLSPGEERAGGRNRDARLADAFEAVFAALALDAGLDEARSFARRIFEEDIVALDLGGLHRRDPKTALQERAQGEGLPLPLYRLVEESGPAHERRFVYEVAFGESLRAIGEGSSKKEAQSRAADAMLERLSGSGPP, encoded by the coding sequence ATGACCGAAAGCCCTCACCCGACCCGCGAGAACGAGCTCGACGCCGTGGAGCGGGTCCTGGGGCGGCGCTTTCGCGACAGGCGGCTCCTGGTCCGCGCGCTCACGCATTCCTCCTTCGCGAACGACGACGCGGACGCCGAGGACAACGAGACGCTCGAGTTCCTGGGTGACAGCGTCCTGAACTACCTCGTCTCCGAGATGCTCTTCGACGCGTTCCCGCTCGAGACCGAGGGCACGCTGTCGAAGGCGCGGTCCGTTCTCGTATCGGAAAACCACTTCGCGTACCTCGCGCGCCGGATGGACCTGGGCGCCGCGCTCCGGCTGTCGCCGGGAGAGGAGCGCGCCGGCGGGAGGAACCGCGACGCGCGGCTCGCGGACGCATTCGAAGCCGTCTTCGCGGCGCTCGCGCTGGACGCCGGCCTCGACGAGGCACGGTCCTTCGCGCGGAGGATCTTCGAGGAGGACATCGTGGCGCTCGACCTCGGCGGTCTCCACCGTCGGGATCCCAAGACCGCGCTTCAGGAGCGCGCGCAGGGAGAGGGGCTGCCACTTCCTCTCTACCGTCTCGTGGAGGAGTCCGGCCCGGCGCACGAAAGGCGCTTCGTCTACGAGGTGGCCTTCGGAGAATCCCTGAGAGCGATCGGCGAAGGGAGTTCCAAGAAGGAAGCGCAGAGCCGGGCGGCCGACGCCATGCTCGAGCGGCTCAGCGGGTCAGGTCCGCCTTGA
- the lysS gene encoding lysine--tRNA ligase: protein MSETPKTAEPKIPEADVPEQIANRRASRERIAALGRPLYPNRWDPTHLVSDVVARWSAKDAAALEAEPEADRRVRVPGRILAIRKMGKAIFVDLSDGAHRVQSYLKKDLLRPGDWELLEQLDLGDHVGVAGTVFRTRTGELSVKGAELDFLAKSLRPLPDKWHGLTDVERKYRQRYVDLVVSPETRKTFEVRAKIVAYIRRFFDGRGFVEVETPMMQTLAGGAAARPFVTHHNALDLQLFLRIAPELYLKRLVVGGFPKVYEINRNFRNEGISTQHNPEFTMLEFYTAYADARDQMALTEQLFAGAAEEILGTTELPWGDETISLKAPFKRVSMVDAILENISASEEEKISSSGPVRASERTRVTREALGDLHLLRKIASEVGVESVERFGESKGKLLAEIFGAVAERRLLQPTFVIDYPAEISPLSKTKPGDPSTADRFELFIGRMEVANGFCELNDPDEQAEKFRAQVAERTKGDDEAMLYDEDYVEALAYGMPPTAGEGVGIDRLAMLFTNSHSIRDVILFPLMRPK from the coding sequence ATGTCTGAGACCCCGAAAACCGCAGAGCCGAAGATCCCCGAAGCGGACGTCCCCGAACAGATCGCGAACCGCCGCGCGTCCCGCGAGCGCATCGCAGCGCTCGGCCGGCCCCTCTATCCGAACCGCTGGGACCCCACGCACCTCGTCTCGGACGTCGTCGCCCGGTGGTCCGCGAAGGACGCCGCGGCCCTCGAGGCCGAGCCCGAGGCGGACCGCCGCGTGCGCGTTCCCGGCCGCATCCTCGCGATCCGCAAGATGGGGAAGGCGATCTTCGTCGACCTCTCGGACGGCGCCCACCGCGTCCAGTCGTACCTCAAGAAGGACCTTCTCCGCCCCGGCGACTGGGAGCTCCTCGAGCAGCTCGATCTCGGCGATCACGTGGGCGTCGCCGGCACGGTTTTCCGGACGCGAACGGGCGAGCTCTCCGTGAAGGGCGCCGAGCTCGACTTCCTCGCCAAGTCGCTCCGGCCGCTGCCGGACAAGTGGCACGGCCTCACGGACGTCGAGCGCAAGTACCGCCAGCGCTACGTCGACCTCGTCGTCTCGCCCGAGACGCGCAAGACGTTCGAGGTGCGCGCGAAGATCGTCGCGTACATCCGGCGCTTCTTCGACGGGCGCGGCTTCGTCGAGGTCGAGACCCCGATGATGCAGACGCTCGCGGGCGGCGCGGCCGCGCGTCCGTTCGTGACGCACCACAACGCGCTCGACCTGCAGCTCTTCCTGCGCATCGCGCCCGAGCTCTACCTCAAGAGGCTCGTCGTGGGCGGGTTCCCGAAGGTCTACGAGATCAACCGCAATTTCCGAAACGAGGGAATCTCGACGCAGCACAACCCCGAGTTCACGATGCTCGAGTTCTACACGGCGTACGCGGACGCGCGCGACCAGATGGCGCTCACGGAGCAGCTCTTCGCGGGCGCGGCCGAGGAGATCCTCGGGACGACCGAGCTGCCTTGGGGCGACGAGACGATCTCGCTGAAGGCGCCGTTCAAGCGGGTCTCTATGGTGGACGCGATTCTGGAGAATATTTCTGCTTCGGAGGAAGAGAAGATTTCTTCGAGTGGTCCCGTGCGGGCAAGTGAACGCACGCGCGTCACGAGGGAAGCCCTCGGCGATCTTCACCTTCTAAGAAAAATCGCCAGTGAGGTTGGTGTGGAATCCGTCGAGCGCTTCGGCGAGTCCAAGGGGAAATTACTTGCAGAGATCTTCGGAGCCGTCGCGGAGCGGCGGCTTCTTCAGCCGACGTTCGTCATCGACTACCCGGCGGAGATCTCGCCGCTCTCGAAGACGAAGCCCGGAGATCCTTCGACCGCCGACCGCTTCGAGCTCTTCATCGGCCGGATGGAGGTCGCGAACGGGTTCTGCGAGCTGAACGACCCCGACGAGCAGGCCGAGAAGTTCCGCGCCCAGGTGGCCGAGCGCACGAAGGGCGACGACGAGGCGATGCTCTACGACGAGGACTACGTCGAGGCGCTCGCGTACGGGATGCCGCCGACGGCGGGCGAGGGCGTCGGCATCGACCGCCTCGCGATGCTCTTCACGAACTCGCACTCCATCCGCGACGTGATCCTCTTCCCGTTGATGCGGCCGAAGTGA
- a CDS encoding diacylglycerol kinase family lipid kinase, with protein MVRDRDAIHAALEKAGAHGTFVETERPGHGITLAEDAAKDGAEAVVAVGGDGTVNEVANGLLRVPEARRPIFGVVPDGTGNDYGYLLGLRPGDLDGAARVIAAGATRVLDAGEMNGRFFANGVGLGFDGAVAETAAKVRYLKGFPAYLWSVFAVLKSWENFELTMTCDGRTISGRALLAAVANGPRSGGGFLLAPDANADDGQFDVCRLGDLGKLEALRHLPKALDGSHVGLPWVTILRAREVVLASDRPLTAHIDGNLATGVAHPEPLRIRILPRALRVFAPAGRK; from the coding sequence GTGGTCCGTGACCGTGACGCCATACACGCCGCGCTGGAGAAGGCGGGCGCGCACGGGACGTTCGTGGAGACCGAGCGGCCCGGCCACGGGATCACGCTGGCCGAGGACGCCGCGAAGGACGGCGCCGAGGCGGTCGTCGCGGTCGGCGGCGACGGCACCGTGAACGAGGTGGCGAACGGCCTCCTGCGGGTTCCGGAGGCGAGGCGCCCCATCTTCGGCGTCGTGCCGGACGGGACCGGCAACGACTACGGGTACCTGCTCGGCCTCAGGCCCGGCGACCTCGACGGCGCCGCGCGCGTCATCGCCGCCGGCGCCACGCGCGTCCTCGACGCGGGCGAGATGAACGGCCGCTTCTTCGCGAACGGCGTCGGCCTCGGCTTCGACGGCGCCGTCGCCGAGACGGCCGCGAAGGTGCGATACCTCAAGGGCTTTCCCGCCTACCTGTGGTCGGTCTTCGCCGTACTCAAGAGCTGGGAGAACTTCGAGCTGACGATGACGTGCGACGGCCGTACGATTTCCGGCCGCGCCCTCCTTGCGGCGGTCGCGAACGGGCCGCGCAGCGGCGGCGGGTTCCTCCTCGCGCCGGATGCGAACGCCGACGACGGCCAATTCGACGTCTGCCGCCTGGGCGATCTCGGGAAGCTCGAGGCGCTCCGCCACCTGCCGAAGGCGCTGGACGGCTCGCACGTGGGTCTGCCCTGGGTGACGATCCTGCGGGCCCGCGAGGTCGTTCTGGCGTCGGACCGGCCGCTCACGGCCCACATCGACGGGAACCTCGCGACCGGCGTTGCGCACCCCGAGCCTCTCCGGATCAGGATTCTTCCGCGCGCCCTGCGCGTCTTCGCGCCCGCCGGAAGGAAATGA
- a CDS encoding MBL fold metallo-hydrolase, with protein sequence MGAHMGLYLIETFPVGPLACNCAILADPTTREAVVVDPGDEPDRILETLSGAGLKAIALVHTHAHFDHVGCSGLLKRITGAPIYMHEDDRPLYQNLDEQGKAFGITLEKPGIIDRLLVHGDRIPVGSGTLHVLHTPGHTPGSLSFRMEGAEGDVLFSGDTLFRRSIGRTDLWGGSQEQILDSIRRELLTLPGGLRVIPGHGPDTTIAEEGRRNPFVGDPGYKPA encoded by the coding sequence ATGGGGGCGCACATGGGCCTCTACCTCATCGAGACGTTCCCCGTCGGGCCGCTCGCGTGCAACTGCGCGATCCTCGCCGACCCCACGACGCGGGAGGCCGTTGTCGTGGATCCCGGCGACGAGCCGGACCGCATCCTCGAGACGCTCTCCGGCGCCGGCCTGAAGGCCATCGCGCTCGTGCACACGCACGCCCACTTCGACCACGTGGGCTGCTCGGGGCTTCTCAAGCGCATCACGGGCGCGCCCATCTACATGCACGAGGACGACCGGCCCCTCTACCAGAACCTCGACGAGCAGGGTAAAGCGTTCGGGATCACCTTGGAGAAGCCCGGAATCATCGACCGGCTCCTCGTCCACGGGGACCGGATCCCGGTCGGCTCGGGCACGCTCCACGTCCTCCACACCCCAGGCCACACGCCGGGCAGCCTGTCGTTCCGGATGGAGGGCGCGGAGGGGGACGTCCTGTTCTCGGGCGACACGCTCTTCCGGCGCTCGATCGGGCGGACGGACCTCTGGGGCGGCTCGCAGGAGCAGATCCTCGACTCGATCCGGCGCGAGCTGCTGACGCTGCCGGGCGGCCTGCGGGTGATCCCCGGCCACGGCCCGGACACGACGATCGCCGAGGAGGGCCGCCGCAACCCCTTCGTCGGGGATCCCGGCTACAAGCCCGCCTGA
- a CDS encoding RidA family protein has product MSDFKTIAVDNAPKAIGPYAQGIAAGGFLFTAGQTPLDPATMKLVEGDVAAQTTRVLDNLEAVLKGAGLTFADVVKAGVFLVDMGDFAKMNEVFAARFGSHRPARTTVQVAGLPASARVEIDLVAKLH; this is encoded by the coding sequence ATGAGCGACTTCAAGACCATCGCCGTCGACAACGCCCCGAAGGCCATCGGACCCTACGCGCAGGGCATCGCCGCCGGAGGCTTCCTCTTCACCGCCGGGCAGACGCCGCTCGATCCCGCGACGATGAAGCTCGTCGAAGGCGACGTCGCCGCGCAGACGACGCGCGTCCTCGACAACCTCGAGGCCGTGCTGAAGGGCGCCGGTCTGACGTTCGCGGACGTCGTCAAGGCGGGAGTCTTCCTCGTGGACATGGGCGACTTCGCGAAGATGAACGAGGTCTTCGCGGCGCGCTTCGGGAGCCACCGTCCGGCGCGCACGACCGTGCAGGTCGCGGGCCTTCCCGCCAGCGCCCGGGTGGAGATCGACCTCGTCGCAAAGCTACACTAG
- a CDS encoding PAS domain-containing protein, giving the protein MRTAAARIDDALELIAEARAAACGIDRRHRIVFWNDGARELLGWTSREALGKKCYDVFAGHDVFGNVCCFRDCGVAVASSRGEAPAPFVMDVRKRDGTALRLVTRTIALPSPGDAYRSLVHVFENGDGAALDAMLASIRSVVAAPAEPIAGPPEETITLSPREQQILELLAGGYGSINIAARLGLSHATVRNHVQHLLRRLDVHSQVEAVSLAFRRGMLGRDEAGGDGRSRTDE; this is encoded by the coding sequence ATGAGAACCGCCGCGGCCCGCATCGACGACGCCCTCGAGCTCATCGCCGAAGCACGTGCGGCGGCGTGCGGCATCGACCGCCGCCACCGCATCGTCTTCTGGAACGACGGCGCGCGCGAGCTCCTCGGCTGGACGTCCCGCGAGGCGCTGGGCAAGAAATGCTACGACGTCTTCGCGGGGCACGACGTCTTCGGGAACGTCTGCTGCTTCCGGGACTGCGGCGTCGCGGTCGCCTCCTCGCGCGGGGAGGCTCCGGCGCCGTTCGTGATGGACGTGCGGAAGCGGGACGGTACGGCTCTGCGGCTCGTCACGCGCACGATCGCGCTCCCCTCGCCGGGAGACGCCTACCGCAGCCTCGTTCACGTTTTCGAGAACGGCGACGGCGCCGCTCTCGACGCGATGCTCGCCAGCATCAGGTCCGTCGTCGCGGCGCCGGCCGAGCCCATCGCCGGCCCCCCGGAGGAGACCATCACGCTCTCGCCCCGCGAGCAGCAGATCCTCGAGCTCCTCGCCGGCGGATACGGCTCGATCAACATCGCGGCCCGCCTCGGGCTCTCGCACGCAACGGTCCGCAATCACGTCCAGCACCTGCTCCGGCGGCTGGACGTGCACAGTCAGGTCGAGGCGGTGTCGCTGGCCTTCAGGCGTGGGATGCTCGGCCGGGACGAAGCTGGAGGCGACGGTCGGAGTCGAACCGACGAATGA
- a CDS encoding aminotransferase class I/II-fold pyridoxal phosphate-dependent enzyme: MSAHVSDFRSDTVTKPTPRMRQAMAEAEVGDDVYGEDPTVRRLEEKTAEVLGHEAALFVPTGSMGNQLSLRVHARPGTEVILESRCHIFHYEMAGMAALSGLLPRPVDGVRGRITPDQVAAWIRPESVYYLPRTSVLALENTHNGAGGTVTPREATEPLLALAKQHGLKVHLDGARLWNAAAALGVTEASLAAGFDSVMTCFSKGLRAPVGSAVSGSKDFIAEARRVRKLFGGGMRQVGVIAAAALVALEEERSRLPEDHARATKLAAGLAGLRGIRIDPSEVETNILRFSFDDKWGDAESLITRLADRGVLTGSGGSNAIRMVTHADVNDIDVERALRAFGEIAKGH, translated from the coding sequence ATGAGCGCCCACGTCTCCGACTTCCGCTCCGACACCGTCACGAAGCCCACGCCGCGCATGCGGCAGGCCATGGCCGAGGCCGAGGTCGGCGACGACGTCTACGGGGAAGACCCGACCGTCCGCCGCCTCGAGGAAAAGACCGCCGAGGTCCTCGGGCACGAGGCGGCTCTGTTCGTCCCGACCGGCTCGATGGGCAACCAGCTCTCGCTGCGCGTCCACGCGCGCCCGGGCACGGAGGTCATCCTCGAGAGCCGCTGCCACATCTTCCACTACGAGATGGCGGGGATGGCGGCGCTGTCGGGGCTCCTGCCGCGCCCGGTCGACGGCGTCCGCGGGCGGATCACGCCGGATCAGGTCGCCGCGTGGATCAGGCCCGAGTCCGTCTATTACCTGCCGCGCACGTCCGTCCTGGCGCTCGAGAACACGCACAACGGCGCGGGCGGCACCGTGACGCCGCGCGAGGCGACGGAGCCGCTCCTGGCGCTCGCGAAGCAGCACGGACTCAAGGTCCACCTCGACGGCGCGCGCCTCTGGAACGCCGCCGCGGCGCTCGGCGTGACGGAAGCGTCGCTCGCGGCCGGCTTCGACTCGGTCATGACGTGCTTCTCGAAGGGGCTGAGGGCCCCGGTCGGGAGCGCGGTCTCGGGATCGAAGGACTTCATCGCCGAGGCGCGGCGCGTGCGCAAGCTCTTCGGCGGCGGGATGCGTCAGGTGGGCGTCATCGCGGCCGCGGCGCTCGTCGCGCTCGAGGAGGAGCGCAGCCGCCTGCCGGAGGACCACGCGCGGGCGACGAAGCTCGCGGCGGGGCTCGCGGGCTTGCGCGGCATAAGGATCGACCCGAGCGAGGTCGAGACGAACATCCTGCGGTTTTCCTTCGACGACAAGTGGGGCGACGCGGAATCACTCATCACCCGCCTCGCCGATCGCGGCGTCCTCACCGGCTCGGGCGGCTCGAACGCGATCCGGATGGTCACGCACGCCGACGTCAACGACATCGACGTCGAGCGCGCGCTCCGCGCCTTCGGCGAGATCGCGAAGGGTCACTGA
- the hpt gene encoding hypoxanthine phosphoribosyltransferase has protein sequence MFRAVIDHILLSEETIARRLDVLAKEIDARYVGKDLLAVGVLKGSVFFLTDLLKRLNVPVAVDFMQVRSYAGTSSSGNIQLLKDLSMDVAGKDVLLFEDVVDTGLTLRKILELLSSRGPRSLGIAALLKKKLPENRDIPVDFLGFEIGPEFVVGYGLDLDEKYRNLPHVAVWDPKK, from the coding sequence ATCTTCCGCGCCGTGATCGACCACATCCTGCTCTCCGAAGAGACCATCGCCCGGCGCCTCGACGTCCTCGCGAAGGAGATCGACGCCCGCTACGTCGGCAAGGACCTCCTCGCGGTCGGAGTCCTGAAGGGATCCGTCTTCTTCCTGACCGACCTCCTGAAGCGGCTGAACGTGCCCGTCGCCGTCGACTTCATGCAGGTGCGCTCCTACGCGGGCACGAGCTCGTCGGGCAACATCCAGCTCCTCAAGGACCTCTCGATGGACGTCGCGGGCAAGGACGTCCTGCTGTTCGAGGACGTCGTCGACACGGGCCTCACGCTCCGCAAGATCCTCGAGCTTCTCTCGTCGCGCGGCCCGCGCTCGCTCGGGATCGCCGCGCTGCTCAAGAAGAAGCTCCCCGAGAATCGCGACATCCCCGTGGACTTCCTCGGCTTCGAAATCGGCCCCGAGTTCGTCGTGGGCTACGGCCTCGACCTCGACGAGAAATACCGGAATCTGCCGCACGTGGCGGTCTGGGACCCGAAGAAATGA